A genomic window from Cardiocondyla obscurior isolate alpha-2009 unplaced genomic scaffold, Cobs3.1 scaffold41_0_353218, whole genome shotgun sequence includes:
- the LOC139112697 gene encoding SCAN domain-containing protein 3-like: MDCSNKGAIKKRRVREFQASWLDDSSFKGWLAPHLSENRALCMICNKSINCRKSDLINHSHTVKHIENSGKCKAISNDNTLSHRDKVKRAEIKLAAFFADHNIAFSIVDHLVPLLKDISIDSKIVQDLSLSRKKCSKIVKNIIAKRETEKLILNLKTRKFSVLIDESTDISETKIMCVLVRYLSPINKKISTQLLDLISLDAKDCSSSKIFEAFKNLFQTKQIPLTNIIGLACDNASVMIGCNNSFMTHLKSEIPELITLNCICHSSALVASRACEKLPDICENLIKGVASYISGSAKRCAILAEFQNFFHVDRHKVLKLANTRWLSFQKCVCRLLENWDVLKSYFLLAVVEDKLKSAETILHYFQDNLIKAYLLFLKYSLNFFNTFNALFQFRNILIHLLYKNSRQLILQFGQNFVKLNVLNDIFNLNLKDKNNIQPVNEIYVGPECESFLENFTVECVHEIKLKCLDFYVTAVQKMLNRLPCKDPFFEQLSFLDPKIALFNDGRIKIKDLTLIAKRLNYNNITRLAYEWRILPTIFDDEKKVELASLEIDEMWKNVLESKHFDNSKIFPNLENLIEIVFSLPHSNAEAERIFSIVTDVKCKKRNRLTNNTLSAICIVRSSFQDQNINCYNFEVDDKHLELHNTASLYLDQTSSDED; encoded by the coding sequence ATGGATTGTAGCAATAAAGgagcaattaaaaaacgtagagTTAGAGAATTCCAAGCTTCTTGGCTAGATGACAGTAGTTTTAAAGGATGGTTAGCTCCTCATCTTTCAGAAAATAGAGCGCTTTGCATgatatgtaataaaagtataaattgcCGAAAGtcggatttaattaatcattcacATACGGTCAAACATATTGAAAATTCAGGGAAATGTAAAGCCATTAGCAACGATAATACTTTATCACATAGAGATAAAGTTAAACgcgcggaaattaaattagctgCATTTTTCGCGGATcataatattgcattttccATCGTAGATCATTTGGTTCcgttattaaaagatataagtATTGACTCTAAAATTGTGCAAGACCTTTCACTGTCTCGAAAAAAATGTTccaaaattgttaaaaatattattgccaAACGCGAAACtgaaaaacttattttaaatttaaaaacacgTAAATTTTCCGTTTTAATTGACGAGAGTACTGATATCTCGGAAACTAAAATAATGTGCGTACTTGTTAGATATTTATctcctataaataaaaagatcagTACTcaattattagatttaatatcgTTAGACGCGAAAGATTGTTCgtcgagtaaaatttttgaagcatttaaaaatttatttcaaacaaaaCAAATTCCTCTTACTAATATTATTGGATTAGCGTGTGATAATGCATCCGTCATGATAGGATGTAATAACTCATTTATGACACATTTAAAATCGGAAATTCCggaattaataactttaaattgtatttgcCATTCATCGGCACTTGTAGCTAGTAGAGCTTGCGAAAAATTACCGGATAtatgcgaaaatttaattaaaggagTAGCTTCTTATATTTCGGGCAGTGCAAAGAGATGTGCAATTTTAGCAGagtttcagaatttttttcatgTAGATCGacataaagtattaaaacttGCTAATACTAGATGGCTTAGTTTTCAAAAATGCGTTTGTCGACTTCTCGAAAATTGGGacgttttaaaaagttattttcttttagcgGTCGttgaagataaattaaaatccgcggaaactatattacattattttcaagataatttaattaaagcatatttattatttttgaaatattcattaaatttttttaatacttttaacgcTTTATTTCAGttccgtaatattttaattcatttattatataaaaatagtcggcaattaatattacagtttggtcaaaattttgtaaaattaaatgttttaaatgatatttttaacttaaatttaaaagataaaaataatattcaaccCGTGAACGAAATATATGTGGGACCGGAATGTGAAAgctttttagaaaattttactgTAGAATGCGtgcatgaaataaaattaaaatgcttaGACTTTTATGTTACTGCAGTTCAGAAAATGTTGAATCGTTTGCCATGTAAAGATCCTTTTTTTGAACAGTTATCGTTTTTAGATCCGAAAATAGCATTGTTTAATGAcggtagaattaaaattaaagatttaacgttaattgccaaacgattaaattataataatattacgcgGTTAGCATATGAATGGCGAATTCTGCCAACAATTTTtgacgatgaaaaaaaagtagaattaGCTTCTTTAGAAATAGATGAGATGTGGAAAAACGTATTAGAGTCCAAACATTTcgataattcaaaaatatttccaaatttagaaaatttaattgaaatagtATTTTCTCTTCCACACTCGAATGCTGAGgccgaaagaattttttcaatagttacagatgtaaaatgtaaaaaacgtAATCGTTTAACAAATAATACTCTTTCCGCGATTTGTATAGTTCGGTCCAGTTTTCAagatcaaaatattaattgttataattttgagGTAGACGATAAACATTTAGAACTGCATAACACGGCAAGTTTGTATTTAGATCAAACCTCATCTGAtgaggattaa
- the LOC139112691 gene encoding zinc finger CCCH domain-containing protein 10-like, producing the protein MAYFGEPAQKQQLCRDFQRGACSNSYCAFVHPYRYCFNYQNKKCTNAQCRFLHVTSVEQARYEATGLTSAKLRYEVGRTLQNSIICGDYKAGRCNRTDCQRRHIGHDEKLECIVCCGEIVLDTFGASSCGHVYCYTCALKCQGPPRPYTMLTVVCPVCRSVASYEQLH; encoded by the exons atggcatattttgGGGAACcag ctCAAAAACAACAGCTCTGCCGCGACTTCCAGCGAGGAGCCTGCTCGAATAGTTATTGTGCGTTTGTGCACCCTTACAGGTATTGTTTCAATTACCAAAATAAgaagtgcacaaacgcgcaatgcaGATTCTTGCATGTAACGAGTGTGGAGCAGGCTCGTTACGAGGCCACCGGATTGACGTCAGCGAAATTACGCTACGAAGTTGGACGCACCCTGCAGAATTCCATCATCTGCGGGGACTACAAGGCCGGCAGGTGCAACAGGACGGACTGCCAACGTCGGCATATCGGGCACGACGAAAAACTTGAGTGCATAGTGTGCTGCGGCGAAATTGTGTTAGACACGTTCGGGGCGTCCAGTTGCGGGCACGTGTATTGCTACACGTGTGCCCTAAAGTGCCAAGGCCCCCCGCGTCCGTACACTATGCTTACGGTTGTGTGCCCGGTATGCCGATCCGTCGCCAGCTATGAGCAGTTGCATtag
- the LOC139112696 gene encoding uncharacterized protein has translation MSCRDYLMKICARSDCKMFHEVRRCTKSVCLSGTTCKFVHLNQDEVDEINHHHVRPMTETAFCELKRLAYLLRETYPPDQRPHTCTKTLLGECMWECLSCENGTFPKDNTPRCNFCQVQHFKGIQALICGHSFCTPCMKVIPFAMQGQVPKHLCTVCKQWKVQINLYTD, from the exons ATGAGTTGCAGAGATTATTTGATGAAGATCTGCGCCAGGAGTGACTGCAAGATGTTCCACGAGGTCCGGCGGTGTACAAAGTCGGTGTGCCTGTCAGGAACGACGTGCAAATTCGTCCACCTCAACCAGGATGAGGTGGATGAAATTAATCATCATCATGTGCGGCCGATGACGGAAACGGCGTTTTGCGAACTAAAACGCCTAGCGTACCTGTTACGCGAAACGTACCCGCCGGATCAGAGGCCTCACACGTGCACAAAGACTTTACTCGGAGAGTGCATGTGGGAGTGCCTCTCTTGCGAGAATGGAACATTTCcca agGATAACACGCCGAGATGCAACTTCTGTCAGGTGCAGCATTTCAAAGGGATCCAGGCCCTAATTTGCGGTCACTCcttttgcacaccgtgcatgAAAGTGATACCATTTGCCATGCAGGGCCAAGTGCCCAAACATctctgcacggtgtgcaaacaGTGGAAGGTGCAGATCAatctat acaCTGACTAA